A window of Chthoniobacterales bacterium genomic DNA:
CAGTTTTCCACCGATGAAAACTCCATCTGAAGCCAATCCACCGGTGGCCGAAATGGAGAGCAATCCACTGTGAAGAATGACGTCGCTGTTCACGGTGACGCTGGAACCCTGAAGATTCAATCTCGCGCCCAGTCCCTCTGAGCTGGATTCTTTTCCGCTGCTGGAGTTGAAGGTGAGAGCCTGCGTGGAAATTAGGGAATAGCTAACTTTGTTCGCCGCCGTGATCAGCGGCGTGGTGCCGCCGATGGAAGCGCTGGTGGTGAGGCTGCCGCTGCCGGTGAAGACGAGGCGCTCGGACGCTGTTAGATTCAGCGTGTCGAATTGATCGATCCGCACTGCGCCAGAGCCGAGTTGGATCGTATTCGCATCGAGCTGCAAAGTGCCCGCGAACGTTACCGATGGCACGTTGCTAACCATGCGATTGGCGGCATTGTCCACTAGGATACTGGTGGCCTGCAAACGGGCGATTCCATCGGCAGCCTCGAAGCCACGAATCTCCGAAGTGTGCAGGGAAAGTGTGCCGTCGAGGGCAAAAGTTCCGCTGCCATAAATGTCGATGGAGCCGTAACTCAGCAGGGAAAGAGATTGGGAAGTTTCCAGGTTTTGCAGCACAGCGCCGCGCAGGACCAGTCCGGTGAGGGGCGCAGAAGTAGAGTCGAGTTGGATCGCAATCTGGCCTGCGTCGATCGTCACATGGTCGCTCTGGATTCGCGTTTGCGGATCGAGCGTCATGGAGTCTGTGGAATCGAGAATCACACTCGATCCAGAGAGTTTCGCGCGCGAGCCGACGGTGAGGCCGGGATGTGTGATTTGGTTGGAACTCAACCCCAGGCGAACGATTTGTGCGTCCGAATCACTGCTGACCCTGAGTAACACGCCATCGCCGCTGCCAGGCTGGGTGGCATCGCCGAGACGGAGAGTGTCGGCGGAACCTGCCGGTCTGCTCGATTGGATAATTCTGGCCCCGTCGGCCACCGTGAGTTGCCCACTTGCGGTGAGAATAATATCGGAGCCCCGCAGGGGCGACCCGGCGTTATCGATGGTGAGATGGCCGGTCGTCGTGGTGACGAAAACTTTCCCCGCATCGAAAGTGCGCTCGCCACCGATCAGCAAACTCTCCGCGCCAAACTGCGACAACTTTTTGGCATCGAGTACAATGCCGCCCGCATCGGTTTTGCCTCCCGAAATAAGAATGTCGGAGGAGCTGCTAATATCGATCTGACCGCCATGGAATCCGTGCGCACCGGTGGCGAGAACAGAGCCTTGCAGAGCGAGATCGTTGCTGGCTTGGAAAAGAAGATAACCCGCGTCCTGCGGCAGTCTCGGAGCGGGAGCATTGTTAGTCAGCGCCCCGTTGGTTAGGAAATCGCCCGCGAGAAAGTCCTGATACTCGGCTCGCCCGCGAACGACGCCGGACGAAGCGATTTCGAACCGCTGGAGAAGGGATTGTCCGCTGCGATAGCCGGAGACAAAACGGGAGCCCTCCGGCATGGCGAAGCTGCCAACCGGCGTTCCACTTTGGGGACTCACGAGAAAGGCTCCGGGGAGGAGCGCGTAGCGGGCCGGTAGCAGCGTGTAAGTCCCGGCAGGCAATCCGCCACCACCTTGCAGTGTGATTTTTTCACCCGCGCGCAACGTGCTCACATAACCCGGATCGCCGCCGAGATTGTCGGTGGAGGGATTGGCATTGAACGGCGCGTAGGGCGCAAAATCGGAGCCGTAACCGGGGATGATCGCGAAGACCGAGGTGCTGTCGAGAATGTCCCGGCTTCCGCCAATACCCGGCACCCAGCGATAGGAATACAAGTCGCCGCCGCCGCGAAGATCAAGGATCGAGCCGGCTTGGTCGTTGATTTGCAGACTGGACAAATGGATCGCTTTGGCTGGCAAACCGCCAGCGGTAATGTCTGTGCCCGAAGGATCGATCCAGCGACTTCCATTCGCATTTAACCCAAATGGAACCAGTGCTCCGGCCAACGAAACCGAAGTCGTGCTGCCGCGTAGAAGAGCCAGACTCTGCGTGATGTTTACCGCGTGCAACTGCAGCGATCCGTTTCCGGCCAGACCTGCACCTGAGATGAGATCCTGCGGAGTCGCACCCTGGCCATTCCATCCGAGATTGATCGTGCCTCCGGGTGCAAACAAACCGCCACCTTGCTGAATGTTAGAAGCATAGATGCTGAGGGTGCCGCCCGCAGAGAGCGGCAGCGCTGCCTGCCCAGAGCCAACGATCCTGACCGATCCAGAACCGGGCGCTAACACCACCGGGGTATTCGTGGCAATCGTGGCGCTTGCATGACCCTGAAGCGTGACTGTAGTTCCGTCGATGCTCGCGACGGTGGAACCTAACAAAGCGGAGCCAACTCCGAAGCCTGGAGGCAACTGGCTGGAGGCGAGTGTGACTCGATTCGTGCCCGTGGAACTCGCCGCCACGACGATGTTTTTATCATAGGCGGCAATCGTGAAACTGGACGCGGTGGTGGGGTAAACCTGGGCCGATTGGAGGCGAATGTCGCCCGCCACATCGAGGATGCCATTGCCTCGGATGTCGCCGTTGTTTGCGATCAGATCGAGCTTTCCGATTCCCTGCAAAGACAGGCTACCGACATCGATCAAATTGGCAGTGACAGTAAGGTGACCCGCCCCATACGTTGGGCTGAAAAAGTAGGGGCCATTCAGGGTGAAAATCGATTGAACCTGATCCTGCTGGGCGACGGTTTGAGGCGTTTGAAATGCCATTCCAAGCGAGACGTAGAGAGCCTTCAGGCGCACTTGGTCGTTGGCAAAAATCACGCCGCCGTCGCCCACATGCAGTTCATGGCCTGCGGAAATGGAGACGGGTCCCTGGAAGGACACCACACCTCCCAGAGTGACGGAGTCGAAGCCGCCGCGATCAAAACTGGAGACCGCTAGATGACCTCCACCGGAGGCGGGCCCGGCAACATTCACCACCGGCTGGCCGATGTGAGCAGACTGCGGCAGGACACGTCCGTTTTGCTGAACGGTCAGAGTCACGTCCAGCGGAGTTTGAGGGATATTGGGATCAGGGAAAATCGAAGAAGAAACGCTTAGCGATCCACCCAGCGCGCGTTCGCCGCCCGAGGCTCCTAACAAAGTCGCGTCCGAATACAGAAGCTGCCCGCCTTGCAGAACGATGGAGCCGGCATTGCTTGCCACGGTGGTCGCGATGCGCGGTCGTCCAAAGAAGGAGCCATTGAGCGGGTTGATGCCGCCCGTTTCCAGTCGAGTTTGAGTGTATTGTGGCGAGAGGTCGAGCGTGTCGCTCGTTCCAGAGACATCGAGCAGCGATCCATTTTCCGCGATGATATTTCCCGTAAGCTGAATGATTCCACCGTCGAAAACCGACCCGGTGCGATAACCCAGGCCATCCTCGTAAATGGAGGATGCTCCAGCCGCAGACAGGACGCTTTGGCGACCCAGATGCACGGTGGCCACAGCCCGGTCGGCGCCGGCCACGGTGAAGAGCGTGGAGGAATTTGTCCCGCCCGAGATGCTAATTTTGCCGCCCGGAGCGCTAATGGAACCGAGGATGTCCGCCGTCTGCGCGGAGATGCTAACTCCGCGGGAGGGAGCGGAGAAAGGATCGCTCACGATTTTTGCATTCGCTCCGAGTACGAAGTCGCCGCGAACGACCAGTCTTCCAGAAAAATCGGTGGCTCCCTGCGCGATGAAAGTGAGACCCACGCCCGATCTTTGTGCCTGCGGCAAAAGCGTCGAAGAAAGGCTGGTTTTCTCTGACGAATCGGGGAAAATGCTGGCGACGAGGCTGCGGGCTTGAGGCTGCAGGAGCGTTCCGGGCGCAATCGAAATCGCTGGCAGAAAAGCATCCACTGCGCCACCTGCCATGCCGATACCGGTGAGGCTGAAGTTTTGAAATCCGCCGGAGTTAAAGAATTCCGGCTGCAGCAGGAGAAACGCGTTTTGCGGAACCAGCGTCCCGTCGAAGTCGAGCATCCGGGTTCCTTCATTGAGGACGATGTTAGGAGCCTTGCCTCCGATTTGAATCAAAGTCGCCTGCAAACTCAGGCTGCCGCCCTGGCTGCCCGAATAGCCTCGCAAATCCGAACCCAATGTTAGCAATCCGCCCGTAAGCGCCGGTGATTTCGGGTCCTGACCGGTCTTGATTTTGATCGAGCCGGCCTTGCCGTAAGTTCGCTGTCCGGTGGTGCTGATGTTCACGCCGCCGGAAACGTCGATGATGCTGCCGGCTGCGAGGTTCGCGCTGAAGGTGTCGATCGAGACGCTGCCTCCCACGGTGTTGAGAAGTGCTAGTTGGTAGCGGTTCGAGCGGTCGTCAATGACCAGCCCGGCAGTGTCCAGGATGGCATTGGAACCCAATTGGAAATTTCCCCGCATGAAGTCCACAGACGGGTCGGGAGGAATCACGTCGGACGGCGGATAGAAGTGCGAGCGGAATGGCGTGGTGTCGTAAACGACGAAGTTCAGGCTGCCCCCCGGAGCGGAAACGCGCCCATCGATGGTGATATTTTTGGCGGTGAGCGAGATCGTGCTAGCCCCCGCACCGCGACCCGCTGCGACCGTTAGTGAGACGTCTTCTGGAACAACGATGTCGCCATCGGAGTTTTCGATGGAGATTTTTCCAAAGCCGCCGGTGGTTAGCAGCTCCGGCGAGAGAACGACCTGACTCGCACGTCGCGGATCTAACAAAAGCGGGTTGCCGAGTTCATCCATTCCATAGCGCACAGCGGGCAGAGCGCTGGATGTTTGAAAGGTGATGACGGGCGGCGTTGGCGAAAAACTGAAGTGCTGAATGTTAGCATCCTGCTGCTGAAAGGAAAGTGACAGCGAGCCAGGGGCGGGAGCTTCATTTCTCTGACGCGAACCCGCAGAGGTGGCTCCCAGCAATTTCCCATCCAACGCCATTGCCGGGGCGGTGATGCTAATACTGCCGCCGCGCGCGCCTTCGACGTAACCCGCCTCGTAGTGCGAGCCTGTGAGAGCCAGCGCGTGGCTGAAGATCTGGGCGATGCCGTATTTTTGATAAATCTGCTGAAACTGGCCGGTGTAAAATCCGTCGTAAACTCGATCCGGTGTGGCTTGGGAAATATCCAGTAGTTGACCGTTGGTTAGCAGTCGGCTGGTTTGAACCGCGCCGCCTTCATAGCTAATCGAGCCGCCGGAAACATCCACCAGTGAGCCGGTTTGCAAGACGACAGAACCGCCCGCTTTCAACTCCACCGAGCCGCCGCCGGTGGTGAGTTCGCCCACGGATCTTTGAATCAGATCGCGATAGCCGCGCGCGTCGGCCAGCGGCGTGCCGACCCAGGTGTAATCGCCCGCGCCGTCGTTGAGCGTCGCGTCCCAAGGCCCGTGAACGCGGAGATCGACGGCGAGTGTGGTGCCACGAATAGGCCCGGTGCGTTGCAGTGGTGAATCGGCCAACTGCGAGCCGCGCACATCGACGGAGAGGATGTTTTTCGTCGTGGAAACGGAGACACCCGCGCTTCCGGCGACATTGATCGTGGCGTCGCGATCAATGAAAATCTGGGGCGCAATGCCGGGTGCACTGGTGAAGATGAAATTGGCCGTCTGGTTGCCAGCGACCTCCTGATAGTCCCAGAGTCCGGCGCGCAACGAGACGATGGCGTTTGGCGCGAGAATCGACGAGTCGGGCGCGAGGTGAATGGCCGCGCCCTGCAGGTTGATTTGCGAGCGCAATGGCAGCGTCGTGCTGGCGAGAGTCTGCGTGCTGGCCAGTTCCGGGAGAATCTGCGTCACGCTGCCCGCACCGAGGGTAACGTTGCCGCTGTTTTTGAAAAGAAAAGGCGGGTTATCGGGCCGAACGATTGGATCGTAAGTCGTGTTGGTGACGGCGTTGTAACTGGCTCTGAGATCAATCCGTCCATTCAGTCCGACCGAGGTTGTGCCGCTGATGATTCCCTGCTGGCTGACGGTTTTTCCGGTCAAAATAGCCGAGGCGCTCTCGACCGAGATCAGCCCGGAATTGAGCGTCGTGCCTGCGCGATCACCGACGGCTCCGACCGAGACGTCGAGCCCACGCAAACTCGGATCGGAGGAGGCGTGCGCGCTGATTCCGATTTGCAGACCCGAAGCCAAAATGGTCTGTCCGGCAGGAGTGGAAATGCTGCCAGCGTTGGTCACATTGGCACCGACTAACATGATGCGTCCGCCATTGCCTTCCGCCGTGACAGGGCTGGAGAGTTGTGCGCCGGATTGCACAAAAATATTTCCGGATTTCGCCATTGTAGGAGTGTAAGTCACTGTGACCGCAGCTCCATCTATCTTGAGGAGTCCCGCCGAGGTGAATGTGACTGAAGCCCGAGTTAGAACCGGATCGGTGCTAACCTGATAATCTGTCCCGGCGATAAGTTTGGAACTCCGACCGTCGCTCGCCCGGAAACTGAGCATCGGAGCGGCGACCAGAGCTTTAGAACTAGTTAGCGCGACCTTTTGTTGAAAGACATAAGTAGGATCTATCGAAGATGCGGTAAAATCAGGATCGCTAGTAATAGGATTGAAGGCGGGCGTGCCACTCGCTCCACCGGCCAGAGGCAGCGCAGAGAATAGAAACTGCGCGTCGCGATTGTTAAGCAACCCCTGATTGACCAAGTTGCTGTTGATCGGCAGAGCGGACGCAATCAGGCTGCGGGTATTTACCTGGCTGCTGCCGCCGAAGAGGATGCCGTTTTGGTTGATGAGATAAACCTGGCCGACGGCGTCGAGGCTCCCGAGGATTTGAGTTGGGTTGCCGGTCGGATCGTTGATCTGGTTGAAGGCGATCCATTTGTTGGCGTCCTTGCCGCCAGCGGTTTGGTTGAAGGTGACGGCGGTTTTCTTGCCGATGTTGAAGGTTTTCCAATTCAGCAATGCCTGCGATTGCGTCTGGACGATAGTCACCCGCGTTTTGCCACCGAAAACTGTCTGCGTCGGGAGCCGGGCTCCGGTCCAGAGCGCGGGATTTTCGGCCACAGTCGGATGCGTCAGATTGATGGGAACGCCAGGGGCGACTTGCAGTGCGCCCACGCCTAGCCCGTTGGGAACATTTGGCAGCGTCTGACCGGGGAAATTTGGGTTCCGTCCAAAATTGTTAGAACCAGTGAGAGCCACTTTTCGCGCACTCGCCTGCATGGCCTGCACGGAACGAATCGCCGCTGTCGTGCGGGCCAGAGCATCGGCTGCATTGGCCTGCGCCCTGGCTGCTTGCGCCGTGGTGTTTCCAGAGGTGGCGGCCGGCGCATTGGCCTGTGCGGCAGGCGTGCCTCCGCGCAAAATATCACCCGCCCAAGACGACGGAACGGCGGCCAGCGCAAGGCTAACGGCGAGCGTTATCGAGTGGAAAGGGGAGGTGTTTTTGAGGTGACCCATCGGGCAAAAGTGCGGCCAACATCATGCCCTGCGAGAGAAGTTAACTCACGTTACGTTTGCGTCACAAAGACGTTACGGACGAATGGTTTGGTCCTTCAGCTTGTCGGAGTAATCCTGGACGAGGTTTTCAAATTTAACTCTCGTGAGTCCGACGAAGGGTTCGCGGGCGGTGAGGGCGTCGCCTAGACCGAACTTCTCGTAACGGGTAAGAACCTCGCTGCCGATCTTATACATCTCGGTGTTTTTCAGTTTTTGATCGGCAACCTGCCTGTCTAATACAATGACGCGGGCGGCCAGTTTGGCGCGCGCGGCCTCGGTGCTTTGCGCGGTGGAGGTCATTTTTTCCAAGGCTACTTTCCATTGCGCGATGGCCTCCTTTTGCGCGGTAATTTCCTTTTCCTGCGCGGCGACTTTCGACTGCAACTCCTCGATGGACTTGGTGCTGGCGTCCTTGTCGGCAATAGCTTGTTTGGTGAGCGTGGCGACTTGATCCGTCAGCGTTTGCTTCTCGGTTTCGAAGGCGGCCTTGTCGGATTGCGCAGTGGCAAGGTCGGTCTGTGCCGAGCGCAGTTGCAGCATGGTGCTTTTCAAAGTCTCGCGCAGGCGGGTGACAGCCGGATCAGCCGTTTGCTGGGCTTGCAGTGGAATGAAAGTCGTTAGGAATGTTAGGAGAAGGAAGTAGCGCATGAGAGTTAGAACTTGCTGTTAACATCGAGTTGCAGGACGTCCGTCTTTAGTGGCGGACCGGCGATTTCCTTCGCGCTCATCCAGCGCAGACCGAGGGTGACATCGGGCGAGAGGGCGATGATGCCGCCAAAGGTATAGCCTTCCAAATTCGTGCCACCGCCGCCGAAATCGGAGTCGGTAAATCCATCGACCACAGAGTCGCTTTCAACGTGGCGATAGCCGAGTTCGACCGCCCAGTCGCCGCGATTTTCCAGAGTTGGGCTGCCGAGTCGAAGATTCACGATCCAGGCAACATCGCCGCCTTCAAACTTGCCCGGACCTGACGCGGACGGACCGCGATTGTTCACCGCCTTGGCCTCGATGTCCTGCGCGTCGAAGGCCGTGTTCTTGACGTATTCGCCGCTCAGAATCACGTGAAACGGCTCGAAGTGGCTGTAGTCCAGTTTCCCCGTGAGCGCGACTTGGGTGAACTTCGAGGCGAGTCCGAAATACTGAAACTGGTTCGTCGTCCCGAAGTTGTTAGACGCGTTTGGCACAATGTTCCGAAGCGCAAAATACGTGTTTCCTTTCTGCGCAAAAGCGGGTCGAGTTGCATCGGTATCACCTTGGTCAGAAGAAGTTAACGGAGTGAAGGGACTGGAGAGTTTTCCCTCCACATTGTCGTAGTCCAGATAGGCCACAGCCATCTTCGCGGTGAAGTCTTTCGCGATCTTCCAATCGAGCCCGGCTTGCACGGCGTAGAGCCACTTGTCCTGGCTCTTAAACTTCGCCGATTGGTTCGACGAGTAGGTGAAATCGGTATTGAAAATCGGGAACGCGCCCACCGTTAGGAACGGCGTCACCGCGCCATCGCCTAACTTGTATTTTCCTTTCAAAACAAAGCCATCGAAGGCTAGATCCTTCGCCCACAAAATCGTCGTCGCGAAGAATGGATTGTCGAAGCGCCCGGCCGTCAGCGACAAGCTCAGGTTGGGAACTCCCGTAAAGTCGTAGCGCAGAAATCCGCGGTCCAGCCAGATGGCGTATTTGGAAAAATTGCCACCCTGTCCATTGTTAGCAGCCCCCAGCGTCTGGTTCTGCGAGACGGGCGAATTGTTTTCCCCCGTGCCGATGCGGATGCCAGCGGTGAAGTTGTCGCGCAGACTAATCTCGGCCCCGAAACGCACGCGCAAACGGAAGCGGCTGCGGTTTTCATCCACATTGAGCTGCGGCGAAAAAACCGTCCCGCTCACATCGAAAGGCGCGCCGGTGTTAATCGCGTTGAAGTTAGGAAACGCGCCCGTGTTGTCGTTGCCGGTGGAAAACCGATCCGACTGATAGCGAATGCGATAGTCTCCCAGCAAACGAAAGCGCGTCAGCCAGTCGGGAAACATCCGGGGCGAGGACCAGTTTTCGTCGCGCGCTTGGGCCAGCACATCGGCCTTGATCTGCTCGCGCATCTCGTCCTTCACCGACTCGGGAATGTAGGAAACGCGCATCGTGTCGTCGGGCCCCGGATAGGCTGCGGGCAGCTCCTGCTGCGGCATCGACGGATCGAGCTGGGGCGGAGTTGCATACGAATCGGTGGGCACATTTTGCACGGAGGCAATCTGCTGGACAGCCGCCTGCACGGCTTCAGTTTGCTCACGGGCTATCGCCCCATCGGCCTCGGCCTGTTTGATCAAATCAGCGGAATCTTCCTTGGTCAGGAGCCCTTTTTCGACCATGCGATTGATCAGGTTGATCGTGACATTGGTCGACGGGCTTTTTGCCGCCGATGATGCCGAGACAGCACCCGTCGTTGCATTACCCACGCCTTCAGTTGGGCTATCGGCGCTTGCCGTTGGAACGCCTACGCTACCCGTTGGATCATCGCTTCTCAACTTTGAGACATCGACGGCTGTCGTTAGGGGGGCGCTTCTCAAAGTTGAGAGGCCGCTTCTCGACTTTGAGACATCGCTGGTCTCCGTTGGGGTGTCGGAGCCCCCCGTTGGAACGTCGCGGGTCGCCGTTGGGGAAAGAGAGGTCGCCGTTGGAGCGTCAGAGGCCGACGTTAGGGCAGGAGAGGCAGACTTTGAGGGATCGGCGGCAAAAGTTGACCCCTGGCTGAGGGCCATGGCGCAGGCGGCGATGAGTAAGAGCGGGTGTGTGGACATAAGAAAGTGAGCGGAGTTAGATCGCTTTGCGGGCGGTCAGGCGGAGAACGATCGGCAGCGGCATGCCGGAGGGCGGCGGTGAGTCGAGTTGCAGTCCATTCAGGACGTTGGATTGGATGGCGGCATCGAGCGCTGCGTCGCCGGTGGAAGTCTTCATTTCCGCCCGCGTCACGCGGCCCGTGGAGTCGGGCCAGATGCGAACCTCGACACGCAAACTCGCGGTGCGGGTGGCGCGGTTTTTTTGCAACGCATCGGAAACGCGCCGCTGCACCTGCCCGGCATACCAACCATATTTGCTGCCCGAGCCGCCTTTGCCGCCGCCGCCAAAACCACCGCTGCCGCCGGGGCCGCCGAGTCCGAAATTGTCGCCGGGACCGGGGCCAGTGTTGTTAGTACCCAGCGGCTGATCGGGGGGCGTGTCGGGTTTGGGCGGAGCCTCGTCGGGTTTAACTTCCTCCTGCGGCTCCATCGGGCGCTGGTCCATTTTCTGATCCACCGGCGGCGGCGTGGCTTGTGGCGGAGGAGGCGTTGGCTTCGGCGGCGGTGGAGGGGGGGGCGGAAGCGTGACCATGGTGAAGGTCTCCAGCTTCGCGGGCGCGGCTTTCTTGTGTACGAGAACCTGCGAAAGAATCCATCCGCCGACTGCTAGTACTAGCATCGCGATAATGATCAGCGCCCGATACTTTTCCCAGAAAGTTTCGTCGTCGTCATT
This region includes:
- a CDS encoding TonB C-terminal domain-containing protein, with the protein product MSRGEFHSNDDDETFWEKYRALIIIAMLVLAVGGWILSQVLVHKKAAPAKLETFTMVTLPPPPPPPPKPTPPPPQATPPPVDQKMDQRPMEPQEEVKPDEAPPKPDTPPDQPLGTNNTGPGPGDNFGLGGPGGSGGFGGGGKGGSGSKYGWYAGQVQRRVSDALQKNRATRTASLRVEVRIWPDSTGRVTRAEMKTSTGDAALDAAIQSNVLNGLQLDSPPPSGMPLPIVLRLTARKAI